In Solanum pennellii chromosome 7, SPENNV200, the following are encoded in one genomic region:
- the LOC107026039 gene encoding ABC transporter C family member 3, with amino-acid sequence MEIANMLKGMSNFQSLRYVGVDESLLNPIFLRLFSSSIHVGLLFVILGLWVWKKMKKDDNGNNADNKQSIRNVRFMYYKQTLFCSIGLVIFSFFLCLLTHFYWYTSGWSEEKIVTFLDFASKFLAWLLISVFLNTKLVDSGENKYPFVLRVWWGIFFFVSCCCFVIDLVYGKKIQFWVPDVVFTVMGLFFCVVGLVVRKGSEGSILEEPLLNGSVVNGIESKKSSGDQTVTPYANANIFSLFTFSWMRPLISVGYKKTLDLEDVPQLHSDDSVRGTFPIFREKLESVGGGGGSSNRVTTLMLVKALIYTAWKEIVLSAFFVLLYTSASYVGPYLIDTLVQYLNGKRDFDNEGYILVATFFVAKLVESLAQRHWFFKVQQGGYRARAALVAKIYNKGLTLSCQSKQSHTSGEIINFMTVDAERIGDFGWYMHDPWMVIIQVGLALLILYKNLGLASIAAFVATVLVMLLNIPLGSLQEKFQEKLMESKDKRMKATSEVLRNMRILKLQAWEMKFLSRILDLRSIEAGWLKKYVYTSATTTFVFWVSPTFVSVAAFGAAMLMGIPLESGKILSALATFRILQEPIYNLPDTISMIAQTKVSLDRIASFLSLEDLQPDVIEKLPKGSSDVAVEIVDGNFAWDASSTTPLLKDVNLRVLNGMRVAICGTVGSGKSSLLSSILGEMPKLSGTIKLGGTKAYVAQTPWIQSGKIEENIIFGKEMQRDKYDEVLEACSLKKDLEILSFGDQTVIGERGINLSGGQKQRIQIARALYQDADVYLFDDPFSAVDAHTGTHLFTECIMGLLNSKTVLYVTHQVEFLPAADLILVMKDGNISQAGKYNDLLKIGSDFMELVGAHQEALTAIDTVKGEALKKSEESSGMTGDNTTVQDKQTSDGQNGKVDDIVGQKGQIVQEEEREKGSVGFSVYWKYITTAYGGALVPIVLLAQTGFQLLQIGSNYWMAWATPVSKNDPSPVGSSNLIIVYVALGIASALCIFARSMLLVTAGYKTASLLFHKMHHCIFRAPMSFFDATPSGRILNRASTDQSAIDLNVPFQVGSFAFTIIQLIGIIAVMSQVAWQVFIVFIPVIAICIWLEQYYIPAARELARLNGTCKAPVIQHFAETISGSSTIRSFDQESRFQDASMRLIDNYSRPKFHTAAAMEWLCMRLDMLSLITFAFALIFLISLPVGTIDPSVAGLAVTYGLNLNVLQAWVVWNLCMMENKIISVERILQYAGLPSEPPLIIESNRPDPNWPSRGEVEFNNLQVRYAPHMPLVLRGLTCTFFGGKKTGIVGRTGSGKSTLIQTLFRIVDPVAGQIKIDGTNISSIGLHDLRSRLSIIPQDPTMFEGTVRSNLDPLEEHSDDQIWEALDKCQLGDEVRKKEGKLYSTVSENGENWSVGQRQLVCLGRVLLKKSKVLVLDEATASVDTATDNLIQQTLRLHFTDSTVITIAHRITSVLDSDMVLLLEHGLIAEYDTPGKLLENESSLFAKLVAEYSMRSNSSFENASDT; translated from the exons ATGGAAATTGCAAATATGTTGAAGGGCATGTCTAATTTTCAATCTTTGAGGTATGTGGGTGTTGATGAATCTTTATTAAACCCAATTTTTTTACGTTTATTTAGTAGTTCTATTCATGTGGGGTTGTTGTTTGTGATTCTTGGTTTATGGGtttggaaaaaaatgaagaaggatGATAATGGTAACAATGCTGACAACAAACAGAGTATAAGGAATGTTAGGTTTATGTATTATAAACAAACATTGTTTTGTTCTATAGGTCTTGTcatatttagttttttcttatgtttgttaACTCATTTTTATTGGTATACAAGTGGTTGGTCAGAGGAAAAGATTGtaacttttcttgattttgcaTCAAAGTTTCTAGCTTGGTTGTTAATTTCTGTTTTCTTGAACACCAAGTTGGTTGATTCAGGTGAAAATAAGTACCCTTTTGTTTTAAGAGTATGGTGGGggattttcttctttgtttcttgTTGTTGCTTTGTTATAGACCTTGTTTATGGtaaaaagattcaattttgGGTACCTGATGTTGTTTTCACTGTTATGGGGTTGTTCTTTTGTGTTGTGGGGCTTGTTGTTAGAAAAGGGAGTGAAGGGAGCATTCTTGAGGAACCCCTTTTGAATGGTAGTGTTGTGAATGGTATAGAATCAAAGAAGTCTAGTGGGGATCAAACTGTGACCCCTTATGCCAATGCTAACATTTTTAGTCTGTTTACTTTCTCTTGGATGAGACCCCTTATATCTGTTGGCTACAAGAAGACATTAGACCTTGAGGATGTTCCTCAGCTTCATAGTGATGATAGTGTTAGAGGGACTTTTCCTATTTTTAGAGAAAAACTAGAATCCGTAGGTGGTGGAGGAGGTAGTAGTAACCGTGTGACGACGTTGATGCTAGTGAAGGCTTTGATTTACACTGCGTGGAAGGAAATAGTGTTATCAGCATTCTTTGTGCTTCTATATACCTCGGCTTCTTACGTTGGCCCATACCTCATCGATACTTTAGTTCAGTATCTGAATGGAAAACGAGATTTTGATAATGAAGGTTATATTTTAGTTGCAACATTCTTTGTTGCAAAGTTGGTAGAGTCTTTGGCACAAAGGCATTGGTTTTTCAAGGTGCAGCAGGGAGGGTATAGGGCACGGGCAGCGTTGGTTGCCAAAATCTACAACAAGGGTTTAACGCTTTCTTGTCAGTCAAAGCAAAGCCATACTAGTGGAGAGATCATCAATTTTATGACAGTTGATGCAGAGAGGATTGGTGATTTCGGTTGGTATATGCATGATCCTTGGATGGTGATCATACAAGTTGGTCTGGCGTTGCTAATACTCTATAAAAATCTTGGCCTTGCTTCAATTGCAGCATTTGTGGCTACAGTACTAGTGATGCTGTTAAATATTCCTTTAGGGAGTTTGCAGGAGAAGTTTCAGGAGAAACTCATGGAGTCGAAAGATAAAAGGATGAAGGCTACATCTGAAGTCTTAAGAAATATGAGAATACTCAAGCTTCAAGCTTGGGAGATGAAGTTTCTGTCTAGGATCTTGGACCTCAGAAGTATCGAGGCAGGATGGTTGAAGAAATATGTGTACACATCAGCTACGACTACTTTTGTGTTTTGGGTTTCTCCTACATTTGTTTCTGTAGCGGCCTTCGGTGCTGCAATGCTTATGGGAATCCCACTTGAATCCGGGAAGATATTGTCTGCACTTGCGACATTTAGAATTCTCCAGGAGCCCATCTACAATCTCCCAGATACAATTTCAATGATTGCTCAAACCAAAGTTTCTCTCGATCGTATTGCATCTTTCCTTTCTCTTGAGGACTTGCAGCCTGATGTCATAGAGAAGCTTCCAAAAGGAAGTTCTGATGTAGCAGTTGAGATTGTTGATGGGAACTTCGCTTGGGATGCATCTTCCACCACTCCACTTCTAAAGGATGTAAATCTTAGAGTGCTTAATGGCATGAGAGTTGCCATTTGTGGTACTGTTGGTTCTGGAAAATCAAGCTTACTCTCTAGCATTTTAGGGGAGATGCCCAAATTATCAGGGACTATTAAACTCGGTGGAACGAAAGCTTATGTTGCACAGACGCCCTGGATACAGAGTGGAAAGATAGAAGAGAACATAATATTTGGTAAAGAGATGCAGAGGGATAAGTATGATGAAGTTCTTGAAGCGTGCTCCTTAAAGAAAGACCTGGAAATTCTCTCTTTTGGTGATCAAACAGTCATAGGTGAGAGAGGCATAAATTTGAGCGGTGGACAGAAACAGAGAATACAGATTGCACGTGCTCTCTATCAAGACGCTGATGTTTACCTATTTGATGATCCATTCAGTGCTGTGGATGCTCATACCGGAACCCATCTCTTCACT GAATGTATAATGGGGCTATTGAATTCGAAAACAGTTCTATATGTTACCCATCAAGTGGAGTTTTTGCCTGCTGCGGATTTGATCTTG GTCATGAAGGATGGAAACATCAGTCAAGCTGGGAAATACAATGATCTTCTTAAAATAGGTAGTGACTTCATGGAGCTTGTCGGTGCTCACCAAGAAGCTTTAACTGCAATTGACACGGTTAAGGGAGAAGCACTGAAAAAGAGCGAGGAAAGTAGTGGAATGACTGGCGATAACACCACTGTGCAGGATAAACAGACTTCAGACGGTCAAAATGGTAAAGTTGATGATATTGTTGGACAAAAGGGACAAATTGTTCAGGAGGAAGAAAGAGAGAAGGGTAGTGTTGGATTTTCAGTTTACTGGAAATATATAACTACGGCATACGGAGGTGCCCTTGTCCCAATTGTACTTTTGGCACAAACTggttttcaacttcttcaaatTGGAAGCAATTATTGGATGGCTTGGGCAACCCCTGTTTCGAAGAATGATCCGTCTCCTGTTGGCTCTTCTAATCTTATCATTGTGTATGTTGCATTAGGAATTGCAAGTGCTTTGTGCATCTTCGCTAGATCCATGCTTCTTGTTACCGCTGGATATAAGACTGCCTCATTGCTTTTCCataaaatgcatcattgcattttCCGTGCTCCAATGTCATTCTTCGATGCCACACCAAGTGGGCGGATTCTAAATAGA GCATCGACAGATCAAAGTGCAATCGATCTAAATGTTCCCTTTCAAGTTGGATCCTTTGCCTTCACAATAATACAGCTTATAGGAATCATTGCAGTAATGTCACAAGTCGCATGGCAGGTCTTCATAGTCTTTATCCCGGTCATTGCAATTTGCATTTGGTTGGAG CAATATTACATCCCTGCAGCACGAGAACTGGCACGTCTAAATGGGACATGCAAAGCTCCAGTAATACAGCACTTTGCTGAAACAATTTCAGGATCAAGCACAATTCGAAGTTTCGATCAAGAATCTAGATTCCAGGATGCAAGTATGAGATTAATAGACAATTATTCTCGGCCTAAGTTTCACACAGCTGCTGCGATGGAGTGGCTTTGCATGCGTTTGGATATGTTATCTCTGATTACTTTTGCTTTCGCGTTGATTTTCTTGATCTCTCTTCCTGTTGGAACAATCGATCCAA GTGTTGCTGGCTTAGCTGTTACATATGGACTTAATCTAAACGTACTGCAAGCTTGGGTTGTATGGAATCTTTGTATGatggaaaataaaattatttccgTCGAAAGAATACTTCAGTATGCTGGTCTTCCAAGTGAACCTCCACTTATCATTGAGTCTAATAGACCAGATCCTAATTGGCCATCTCGTGGAGAGGTTGAGTTCAACAATCTTCAG GTCCGATATGCTCCACACATGCCTCTCGTGTTACGAGGACTTACATGCACTTTCTTTGGTGGGAAGAAGACTGGAATTGTTGGTAGAACAGGCAGTGGTAAATCGACTTTAATACAGACCCTTTTCCGCATAGTTGATCCTGTTGCTGGACAAATAAAGATAGATGGTACCAACATCTCCTCAATTGGTCTGCATGATCTGCGGTCTAGATTGAGTATAATTCCACAGGATCCGACTATGTTTGAGGGAACTGTACGTAGCAACCTAGACCCGCTTGAAGAGCATTCAGATGATCAAATTTGGGAG GCGCTGGACAAATGTCAACTAGGAGACGAAGTTAGGAAGAAGGAAGGCAAGCTATATTCTACAG TATCTGAGAATGGAGAGAACTGGAGCGTAGGCCAAAGGCAGCTGGTCTGTCTTGGCCGCGTGCTACTCAAAAAAAGCAAGGTCCTTGTCCTAGACGAGGCTACAGCATCTGTCGACACTGCAACTGACAATCTAATTCAGCAAACTCTGAGGCTGCACTTCACTGATTCCACTGTTATAACCATCGCTCATAGGATAACATCTGTTCTTGATAGTGACATGGTCCTACTATTAGAACACG GGCTGATTGCTGAATATGACACTCCAGGCAAGTTATTAGAGAACGAATCCTCGTTGTTTGCCAAGCTCGTGGCTGAGTATAGTATGAGATCAAATTCAAGTTTTGAGAATGCCTCCGACACATAA
- the LOC107025508 gene encoding germin-like protein subfamily 3 member 4 isoform X2 — translation MIFWTKKCIHLNILFRKSIRGKDSDNLYDVCPTDTTRKNVFINGYPCKNPAQITASDFKSSGLSKEGDTDNFQRSSTTLVTAAEFAGLNTLGLSVARTDLDVDGVIMPHAHPRASEMMFVGKGVVIAGFIDTKSQVFQKTLKQGDVFIVPRGLLHYNLNSGFELATVYSVLSSQNPGMLSISDAMFAPVVSEPMRDLMKKLFSRSNLGTNQIKNVTSFRY, via the exons GGGAAAAGATAGTGATAATCTCTATGATGTTTGTCCTACCGATACAACGCGTAAGAACGTCTTCATAAACGGCTATCCATGCAAGAATCCAGCACAAATTACTGCTTCTGATTTCAAAAGCTCTGGTTTGAGCAAGGAAGGTGACACGGATAACTTTCAACGTTCATCGACAACATTAGTCACTGCTGCAGAATTTGCAGGACTCAACACTCTCGGGTTATCTGTTGCCAGGACTGACCTGGATGTAGATGGCGTG ATAATGCCACATGCTCATCCACGAGCTTCCGAGATGATGTTTGTTGGCAAAGGAGTGGTGATTGCTGGATTTATCGACACGAAAAGCCAAGTGTTCCAAAAGACTCTTAAACAAGGTGATGTGTTTATTGTCCCCAGAGGACTTCTACATTATAACTTGAATTCGGGGTTTGAATTAGCCACTGTGTACTCAGTGCTGAGCAGCCAGAATCCTGGTATGTTGAGTATATCAGATGCAATGTTTGCACCAGTTGTTTCGGAACCCATGAGAGACCTGATGAAGAAGTTGTTTTCGCGTTCAAACTTGGGAACAAACCAGATTAAAAATGTGACATCGTTTCGTTATTAA
- the LOC107025508 gene encoding germin-like protein subfamily 3 member 4 isoform X1, with the protein MQSRTNLCIYIYGIYNKDVNNLTLTITMIMKISFFLAFSIYICLCRGKDSDNLYDVCPTDTTRKNVFINGYPCKNPAQITASDFKSSGLSKEGDTDNFQRSSTTLVTAAEFAGLNTLGLSVARTDLDVDGVIMPHAHPRASEMMFVGKGVVIAGFIDTKSQVFQKTLKQGDVFIVPRGLLHYNLNSGFELATVYSVLSSQNPGMLSISDAMFAPVVSEPMRDLMKKLFSRSNLGTNQIKNVTSFRY; encoded by the exons ATGCAATCAAGAACTAATTTGTGCatttatatatatggaatatATAATAAAGATGTAAACAACTTAACATTAACAATAACAATGATAATGAAGATTAGTTTCTTCTTAGCATTTTCAATTTACATTTGTCTATGCAGGGGAAAAGATAGTGATAATCTCTATGATGTTTGTCCTACCGATACAACGCGTAAGAACGTCTTCATAAACGGCTATCCATGCAAGAATCCAGCACAAATTACTGCTTCTGATTTCAAAAGCTCTGGTTTGAGCAAGGAAGGTGACACGGATAACTTTCAACGTTCATCGACAACATTAGTCACTGCTGCAGAATTTGCAGGACTCAACACTCTCGGGTTATCTGTTGCCAGGACTGACCTGGATGTAGATGGCGTG ATAATGCCACATGCTCATCCACGAGCTTCCGAGATGATGTTTGTTGGCAAAGGAGTGGTGATTGCTGGATTTATCGACACGAAAAGCCAAGTGTTCCAAAAGACTCTTAAACAAGGTGATGTGTTTATTGTCCCCAGAGGACTTCTACATTATAACTTGAATTCGGGGTTTGAATTAGCCACTGTGTACTCAGTGCTGAGCAGCCAGAATCCTGGTATGTTGAGTATATCAGATGCAATGTTTGCACCAGTTGTTTCGGAACCCATGAGAGACCTGATGAAGAAGTTGTTTTCGCGTTCAAACTTGGGAACAAACCAGATTAAAAATGTGACATCGTTTCGTTATTAA